A single region of the Undibacterium piscinae genome encodes:
- a CDS encoding TonB-dependent receptor, whose product MLKETVLSRSVRMMFAGSIGLALSLSVPHALAQDAAASSVQRVEITGSSIKRINQETALPVQTLSRSDIEKSGANSVADLVAALPSMQGFATANQSINGGGGGIQTASIHNIGAAYTLVLLNGHRLASYGSGSAVNLSSIPMSAVERVEILTDGASTLYGSDAIAGVVNFILRKNQTDFSVDLNYNQPQHSGGKSYNFGISKGFGDLEKDGYNVLLAYSHDEQKELNASQRPFADTGVRKFSHNGKNYATWSLSDNSSPAIAQLKMKDGSDPVMFSPDLLKNGKCGPNTFQVENRCRYDYASTVQLMPESKRDSFFGSVNYKLNSETNLFAEAVVSKFTQTGRYAPPAQPLALPMSSPLYSKYVAPYLGQLGVDPANVSSALMKLRISDAGGRNVAYGTEAQHLVLGVDGNAFGIDYNASYTHSVSKRSRDFAGGFLSKDKFYEIVDAGTYDPFASAGSSTAILAPAVLHENWSSSQNTLDVLSLRGSRELFSLPGGKSQLGIGTDFTRQGYDYKATPIGMGANALQPNYTDAPLGDSPGDLPIAASRNNWGAFAELLMPISKRFDVTAALRYDSYTAIKNTANFDAAGKPIASETQGNKADKLTYKLSAAFRPIDSLLLRGSYGTGFKMADMSTITSPLTHAGNTGGQYDCPVKAPDPRAVNCMGKTQYDILSGGNRMSGENGLKPEESKQATLGFRVEPISSLSVGIDWWDVKMSNQIASLPEAVVFGNPAKYDNLFSTFYEPGQGGNILVATLPSFNIASAQYQGIDWDTSFKTATPVGKLNMNWTGTYLLKSDYDLPGNPTVQSVGRYDEFNNVAFRVITRLATTLTTSDMFSHTMMINYKSGYHDHQASVREVNSDGSFGNFVDLNRDVASYTTFDWQTRAQLKKNMTLTFGIKNLFDKNPPLSLKDGNGDQVGYDGRYADAIGRTFYVTGSMKF is encoded by the coding sequence ATGTTAAAAGAAACTGTATTATCCCGTTCAGTAAGAATGATGTTTGCCGGCAGTATAGGCTTGGCACTGAGCCTTTCGGTACCGCATGCACTTGCCCAAGATGCTGCAGCTAGTAGCGTGCAACGCGTAGAAATCACAGGCTCATCGATTAAGCGCATCAACCAGGAAACTGCGCTGCCAGTGCAAACACTGAGCCGGTCCGACATAGAAAAAAGTGGCGCCAATAGCGTCGCTGATTTAGTCGCTGCCTTGCCAAGCATGCAGGGCTTCGCCACGGCCAATCAAAGCATCAACGGCGGCGGCGGCGGTATCCAGACCGCCTCTATTCACAATATCGGTGCCGCTTACACCTTGGTTCTGTTAAATGGCCATAGGCTTGCTTCTTATGGTTCCGGTAGTGCGGTCAATTTGTCCAGCATTCCTATGTCGGCGGTAGAGCGTGTTGAAATTCTGACCGATGGTGCCTCCACACTGTATGGGTCTGATGCGATCGCCGGTGTGGTCAACTTCATCTTACGCAAGAATCAAACAGATTTTTCAGTCGACCTGAACTATAACCAGCCCCAGCACAGCGGTGGCAAGTCGTATAACTTCGGTATTTCCAAAGGTTTTGGCGATCTGGAAAAAGACGGCTACAACGTTTTGCTCGCTTACAGCCACGATGAGCAAAAAGAGCTCAATGCATCGCAACGTCCGTTTGCCGATACCGGCGTCAGAAAATTTTCCCATAATGGAAAAAACTATGCGACGTGGTCACTGTCAGACAACTCCAGCCCGGCGATCGCCCAACTGAAGATGAAAGACGGCTCTGATCCTGTGATGTTTTCCCCTGATTTACTGAAAAATGGCAAATGCGGTCCGAATACGTTTCAGGTCGAAAATCGCTGCCGCTATGATTATGCATCCACAGTACAGTTGATGCCAGAATCAAAACGCGATAGTTTCTTTGGTTCAGTCAATTACAAGCTCAATAGCGAAACCAATCTGTTTGCCGAAGCGGTAGTGTCGAAGTTCACTCAAACTGGTCGCTATGCACCACCAGCCCAGCCATTGGCACTTCCTATGTCTAGCCCCTTGTATAGCAAATATGTGGCACCTTATCTGGGACAGCTTGGAGTTGATCCGGCAAACGTCTCCAGCGCCCTCATGAAACTGCGTATCTCCGATGCAGGCGGCCGTAATGTCGCTTACGGTACCGAAGCGCAACATCTGGTCTTGGGTGTCGATGGCAATGCATTCGGCATCGACTACAACGCATCCTACACACACTCAGTCTCCAAGCGCAGCAGGGATTTTGCCGGTGGCTTCCTGAGTAAAGACAAGTTCTATGAGATCGTCGATGCCGGAACCTATGATCCGTTTGCATCGGCGGGATCCTCAACGGCAATTCTGGCGCCAGCCGTATTGCATGAAAATTGGTCGAGTTCGCAAAACACGTTGGACGTACTGAGCCTGCGGGGTTCGCGCGAGTTATTCTCGCTGCCAGGCGGTAAGTCACAACTGGGTATCGGTACCGATTTCACCAGACAAGGTTACGACTACAAGGCAACACCGATAGGCATGGGTGCCAATGCCTTGCAACCGAATTATACGGATGCACCTTTGGGTGACTCCCCGGGTGATTTGCCTATCGCCGCCAGCAGAAATAACTGGGGTGCCTTCGCTGAATTGCTGATGCCAATTAGCAAGCGCTTTGATGTCACTGCCGCACTGCGTTATGACAGTTATACGGCGATTAAAAATACAGCTAACTTTGATGCGGCGGGAAAGCCGATCGCCTCTGAGACCCAAGGTAACAAGGCAGATAAACTGACGTATAAATTGTCAGCGGCGTTCCGCCCTATCGATAGCCTCTTGCTGCGTGGATCCTATGGCACAGGCTTCAAGATGGCCGACATGTCAACCATCACTTCTCCATTGACGCATGCCGGTAACACTGGCGGTCAATATGACTGCCCGGTCAAGGCACCAGATCCGCGCGCGGTCAACTGCATGGGGAAAACTCAGTATGATATCTTGTCCGGTGGTAACCGAATGTCCGGCGAAAACGGCTTGAAACCGGAAGAATCCAAGCAAGCGACCTTAGGCTTCCGCGTGGAGCCTATCTCCAGCTTGTCGGTAGGAATTGACTGGTGGGATGTAAAAATGAGTAATCAGATTGCTTCGCTGCCGGAAGCAGTAGTATTTGGCAACCCGGCTAAATATGACAATCTGTTCTCTACGTTCTACGAACCTGGCCAAGGCGGGAATATTCTGGTCGCCACCCTGCCTTCATTTAATATTGCCAGTGCGCAGTATCAAGGGATAGATTGGGATACCAGCTTCAAGACTGCGACTCCGGTAGGTAAGTTGAACATGAACTGGACCGGTACCTACCTGCTGAAATCAGATTATGATCTTCCAGGTAATCCTACCGTGCAAAGCGTAGGTCGCTACGATGAATTCAACAACGTCGCATTCCGCGTCATCACCAGGTTGGCAACCACGCTGACGACATCGGATATGTTTTCACACACGATGATGATCAACTACAAATCTGGTTACCACGATCATCAGGCCAGTGTGCGCGAAGTCAATAGCGACGGTTCATTTGGAAATTTCGTTGACCTCAATCGCGATGTAGCCTCCTACACCACCTTCGACTGGCAGACACGTGCACAACTGAAGAAAAACATGACGCTGACCTTCGGTATCAAGAACCTGTTTGACAAAAATCCGCCGCTGTCACTGAAAGACGGCAATGGTGATCAGGTTGGTTATGATGGCCGTTATGCAGATGCCATTGGTCGTACTTTCTACGTCACAGGATCGATGAAATTCTAA
- a CDS encoding peptidylprolyl isomerase: MPRSTHRATSAPLPTYSKLASYLGSLLLGSALCASAYAKQPTQAAKRTMGELLKASATTDWRMPDADNTLYMELEKGRVVIEMSPFFAPAHVANVKALIRENYFDGLSINRSQDNYVVQWSDASEQRPITKGKKTLQEEFSVRYDARMAFTRLADHDGFAAQVGHANGFPAARDPKTGRAWLAHCYGMVGAGRDNASDSGGGAELYAVIGHAPRHLDRNVTLFGRVIHGMELLSSLPRGTAPMGFYDKPEQTITIKSIRIAQDLPQEQRSKLEILRTDTPLFKAITQAQRNRSGEWYKTPANYIDLCNVPVPVRIRGE, encoded by the coding sequence ATGCCACGATCCACTCACCGCGCCACCTCCGCGCCCTTGCCGACTTACTCTAAACTTGCCTCCTATCTAGGCTCTCTGTTGCTAGGGAGCGCTCTCTGCGCATCGGCTTACGCCAAACAGCCTACCCAAGCAGCGAAACGGACGATGGGCGAACTACTGAAAGCTTCTGCCACTACAGACTGGCGCATGCCCGACGCTGACAATACCCTGTATATGGAGCTGGAAAAAGGCCGCGTCGTGATTGAAATGTCGCCATTTTTTGCCCCCGCCCATGTGGCGAACGTCAAGGCATTGATACGCGAAAATTACTTCGATGGCTTGAGCATCAACCGTTCGCAAGACAACTACGTAGTGCAGTGGAGTGATGCCAGTGAACAGCGCCCTATCACCAAAGGAAAAAAGACGCTGCAGGAAGAATTCTCGGTACGCTATGACGCTCGCATGGCATTTACCCGCTTAGCGGATCACGATGGTTTTGCCGCGCAGGTCGGGCACGCCAACGGCTTCCCTGCTGCGCGCGATCCCAAGACGGGGCGCGCCTGGCTGGCACATTGCTATGGCATGGTCGGTGCCGGACGCGACAATGCCAGTGACTCGGGCGGAGGTGCCGAGTTGTATGCGGTCATCGGGCACGCACCACGCCATCTGGACCGCAATGTCACCTTGTTCGGACGCGTGATACACGGCATGGAATTGCTATCCTCCTTGCCACGCGGGACGGCGCCTATGGGCTTTTATGACAAACCGGAACAAACTATCACCATCAAGTCGATACGCATCGCGCAAGACCTGCCGCAGGAGCAACGCAGCAAACTGGAGATACTTCGCACCGATACGCCACTGTTCAAAGCCATCACACAAGCCCAGCGCAATCGCTCCGGCGAATGGTACAAAACACCAGCCAATTACATAGACCTATGCAATGTCCCGGTGCCAGTCAGGATCAGGGGAGAATAG
- a CDS encoding ornithine cyclodeaminase family protein, translating to MKLIDADQVNRSLQFPALIAALDQGFAQDFGMPQRQVFSLSPDPAKHDGFAVLPAWNQDVIGVKAFTYFPDNAAQGYASLYSKILLFSREHGVPLAMVDGTSVTYWRTAAVSALASRYLSRSDSRKLLLLGTGKLAMPLVLAHLAVRQITQVFLWGRNAVKVAELKQRLTLLLPQHEFVVVEDLAACAGQADIIVSATGSPAPVLSGAWIAAGTHVDLLGNHSPKGRECDSELIQKSSVFVDSLQNVLNEAGELLIPIQEGVFDPSQIRAELADLCRKQVTGRSTAQEITLFKSVGTALSDLIAAHLVLKSQ from the coding sequence ATGAAGTTGATAGACGCAGATCAGGTCAATCGCAGCCTGCAATTCCCGGCCTTGATAGCGGCGCTGGATCAAGGCTTCGCGCAAGATTTCGGTATGCCGCAAAGGCAGGTGTTTTCCTTGTCGCCAGACCCGGCCAAACATGATGGGTTTGCGGTGTTGCCGGCCTGGAATCAGGACGTGATCGGGGTCAAGGCCTTCACCTATTTTCCTGATAACGCAGCGCAGGGCTACGCTTCCCTGTACTCCAAAATCCTGCTGTTTAGCCGCGAGCATGGCGTGCCTCTGGCAATGGTTGACGGCACTTCTGTCACCTATTGGCGCACCGCTGCCGTGTCGGCACTGGCATCGCGTTATCTGTCGCGCAGCGATTCTCGTAAGCTGTTGTTGCTGGGTACCGGCAAGCTGGCGATGCCGCTAGTGCTTGCGCATCTCGCAGTACGACAGATAACGCAGGTGTTTTTGTGGGGCCGCAATGCGGTAAAAGTGGCTGAGTTGAAACAGCGTCTGACGCTGCTGTTGCCGCAGCATGAGTTCGTGGTGGTTGAGGATCTGGCCGCCTGTGCCGGGCAAGCCGATATCATCGTCAGCGCCACCGGTTCCCCGGCGCCGGTGTTGTCGGGAGCCTGGATCGCTGCCGGTACGCATGTCGACTTGCTGGGCAACCACAGCCCTAAGGGGCGTGAATGCGATAGCGAGTTAATTCAAAAATCTTCGGTGTTTGTCGACAGTTTACAAAACGTCTTGAATGAAGCCGGAGAACTGTTGATTCCGATACAGGAAGGCGTATTTGATCCCAGCCAGATACGCGCTGAACTGGCCGATCTGTGTCGCAAGCAGGTCACAGGGCGCAGCACGGCACAGGAAATTACCCTGTTCAAGTCGGTAGGCACGGCACTCAGTGATTTGATCGCCGCGCATCTGGTGCTCAAGTCGCAGTGA
- a CDS encoding aminopeptidase P family protein, translating to MKPQFEQRLATLRKRLLESGQDALLIFSPDNLRYLFNYSGEAAYGIVTQTGLYLITDYRFLEQAQHECVNEQIATEVICRDRDRQTLAQAIAAVLSDERALHIMYEAEHISVAMWQSIAAGLPELLFTPALAMLEAQRKIKDEWEVEQIRQAAAIADQALAILLPQLKLGVSEREMALELDYQMQRLGSEGVSFTTILGFGARSALPHCIPSARPLQQGDLIVIDFGAVVNGYRSDMTRSFVAGKADARQQAMFDTVHAAQSAALASLHAGLPASEADAAAGAILNASEFASYAGKGLGHGLGIKLHEQPFMGPHCHEVLQANYVVTVEPGIYIPGYGGLRLEDDVRITPQAYECLTHAAKIFEVEI from the coding sequence ATGAAACCGCAATTTGAACAAAGACTGGCAACACTGAGAAAGCGCTTACTGGAGTCCGGCCAAGATGCCTTGCTGATCTTTTCTCCGGATAATCTGCGCTATCTGTTCAATTACAGCGGTGAAGCGGCGTATGGAATAGTGACGCAAACCGGTCTTTACCTGATCACCGACTATCGTTTTCTGGAACAAGCGCAGCACGAGTGTGTCAACGAACAAATCGCCACTGAGGTGATTTGCCGTGACCGCGACCGCCAGACTTTGGCGCAGGCGATTGCTGCAGTGTTGAGTGACGAGCGCGCGCTTCATATCATGTATGAGGCCGAGCATATCTCAGTGGCAATGTGGCAGTCGATTGCCGCGGGATTGCCTGAGCTGCTATTTACTCCTGCGTTAGCGATGCTGGAAGCGCAGAGGAAAATCAAGGATGAGTGGGAAGTGGAGCAGATCCGTCAGGCCGCGGCGATCGCAGATCAGGCGCTGGCTATCTTGCTGCCGCAGCTCAAGCTTGGCGTGAGTGAACGTGAGATGGCGCTGGAGCTTGACTATCAGATGCAGCGCCTGGGTTCGGAAGGCGTGTCATTTACTACCATCTTGGGTTTTGGCGCGCGCTCGGCGCTGCCGCATTGCATACCTTCGGCGCGACCATTGCAGCAAGGCGATCTGATCGTGATCGATTTTGGCGCGGTGGTGAATGGCTATCGTTCGGATATGACGCGCAGCTTTGTTGCAGGTAAGGCCGATGCCAGACAGCAGGCCATGTTTGATACTGTGCATGCGGCACAGAGCGCAGCGCTGGCCAGCTTGCATGCGGGTTTGCCGGCATCCGAGGCTGATGCCGCCGCCGGTGCGATACTTAATGCCTCCGAATTTGCCAGCTATGCCGGTAAAGGTTTGGGGCATGGGCTAGGCATCAAGCTGCATGAGCAACCATTTATGGGGCCGCATTGCCACGAAGTACTGCAAGCTAATTATGTGGTGACGGTAGAGCCAGGTATTTACATTCCCGGATACGGCGGCTTGCGACTGGAGGATGATGTCAGGATCACGCCACAAGCTTACGAATGTCTGACCCATGCAGCAAAAATTTTTGAGGTGGAAATATGA
- a CDS encoding proline racemase family protein produces MNRNNFANWEAPASWLKISSLECHTGGEPLRIITSGFPVLKGATILEMRRDCATNYDHLRTALMFEPRGHADMYGCIITPAERADSDFGVLFLHNEGYSTMCGHAIIALTRAAIEAGVVEKCEPVTALRIDVPAGQIQAYAEIEQGEIQRIYFDNVASFVLDADAEIEVPGLGRVRYTLAYGGAFYAYVDAPSIGLSLQAENHSQIIDAGRRIKQAVQASRSITHPFQADLGFLYGTIFSAPTQTPGVHSRNVCIFAEGELDRSPTGSGVAGQAAILHAQGALPLNQKIVIESILGSQFQVSAVSTLSYGAHHAVIPRVEGNAHIVGKSCFYLDPSDPLQHGFIFR; encoded by the coding sequence ATGAATAGAAATAATTTTGCGAACTGGGAAGCGCCCGCTTCATGGCTCAAGATCAGTAGTCTGGAATGTCATACCGGCGGTGAACCCTTGCGTATTATTACTTCAGGGTTTCCTGTGCTGAAGGGCGCAACGATCTTGGAAATGCGCCGCGATTGCGCCACTAACTATGATCACCTGCGCACCGCACTGATGTTTGAGCCGCGCGGTCATGCTGACATGTATGGTTGCATCATCACGCCGGCGGAGCGTGCGGACAGTGATTTTGGCGTACTGTTTTTGCACAACGAGGGCTATAGCACCATGTGCGGCCATGCCATCATCGCTTTGACACGCGCCGCGATTGAGGCTGGCGTGGTCGAAAAATGCGAACCTGTGACAGCCCTAAGGATCGATGTGCCGGCCGGCCAGATCCAGGCCTATGCCGAAATCGAGCAAGGTGAAATCCAGCGCATCTACTTTGATAACGTCGCCTCTTTTGTGCTTGATGCCGATGCTGAAATTGAAGTGCCCGGCTTAGGTCGCGTACGGTATACGCTCGCTTACGGCGGTGCCTTTTACGCGTATGTCGATGCACCGTCGATAGGCTTGTCTTTGCAGGCAGAAAATCACAGTCAGATCATTGATGCGGGACGCAGGATCAAGCAGGCGGTGCAGGCATCAAGGAGCATCACACACCCGTTTCAGGCAGATCTGGGATTTTTATACGGAACGATATTTTCCGCTCCTACGCAAACGCCGGGTGTGCATAGCCGTAACGTATGCATTTTCGCCGAGGGCGAATTGGACCGTAGCCCGACCGGTAGCGGGGTCGCCGGACAAGCGGCGATTTTGCATGCGCAGGGGGCATTGCCACTGAATCAGAAAATTGTCATAGAAAGTATCTTGGGAAGCCAGTTTCAGGTCTCCGCCGTCAGTACTTTGTCCTATGGCGCGCATCATGCTGTCATCCCGCGCGTCGAAGGCAATGCGCATATCGTCGGTAAATCCTGTTTTTACCTAGATCCCTCCGACCCACTCCAACATGGATTTATTTTTCGATGA
- a CDS encoding collagenase, which produces MLAATASLAACGSTPLKNEKQQDSAKNIEIQKVLSRTHACGPTLILRSQALTPEQELATCNMLSEVEQRFHHSFNTEGKPVKHDFNTALRANIYQSRDDFVKYATEHFDMPTDNGGMYLEGLPEQAGNQAEFVANQKKDGSVHNLGHEYVHYLDGRFNLYGDFCAGLHDSHSPPENCAKPAPMAPYLVWWTEGVAEYIAKQTNNPSATELAGAKTYALSQLFDTAYESNNGAPRIYSWGYLAVRFMMEKQREKVEQMLTFTRSGDLPRYQSLVRSWGSSMDAEFSAWLGTVASVAATPTVTK; this is translated from the coding sequence ATGTTAGCGGCTACGGCTAGCTTAGCCGCATGCGGATCAACCCCGCTCAAGAATGAAAAACAGCAAGATAGCGCAAAAAATATCGAGATACAAAAAGTCTTGTCACGCACTCACGCCTGTGGCCCCACCCTGATACTACGCTCCCAGGCACTGACGCCTGAGCAAGAACTTGCCACCTGCAACATGCTCAGCGAGGTAGAGCAGCGCTTTCACCATAGTTTCAATACCGAGGGCAAGCCGGTCAAGCATGACTTCAACACGGCCTTGCGCGCCAATATCTACCAGTCACGTGATGACTTTGTAAAATATGCGACCGAGCATTTCGACATGCCTACCGATAACGGCGGCATGTATCTGGAAGGTCTGCCAGAGCAAGCTGGCAATCAGGCAGAATTTGTCGCCAATCAAAAAAAGGATGGCAGCGTCCATAACCTTGGCCATGAATATGTACACTACCTCGATGGCAGGTTCAATCTGTATGGCGATTTTTGCGCCGGCTTACATGATTCACACTCTCCACCTGAAAACTGCGCGAAACCGGCTCCTATGGCCCCTTATCTGGTGTGGTGGACAGAAGGCGTCGCTGAATACATTGCCAAGCAAACCAATAACCCTTCCGCCACCGAACTGGCAGGCGCAAAAACCTATGCCCTGAGCCAGCTATTTGACACCGCGTACGAAAGCAATAATGGCGCGCCGCGCATTTATAGCTGGGGCTATCTGGCAGTGCGCTTCATGATGGAAAAACAGAGGGAAAAAGTAGAGCAGATGCTGACCTTCACCCGTAGCGGCGATCTACCGCGCTATCAGTCGCTAGTCAGAAGTTGGGGGAGTAGTATGGATGCAGAGTTTTCAGCCTGGCTGGGGACAGTGGCAAGCGTAGCGGCAACGCCGACCGTCACTAAATAA
- a CDS encoding IS3 family transposase (programmed frameshift) — translation MSKYTKQFKLGVVKRYLNKSTSFNAIGQHYCINGSIVRRWVKRYEHYGAEGLGKKFSHYNLEFRLSVLQHMWDQQLSYAETALVFDIRSPGCLGVWERSYHSGGIDALTPRTRGRPKNMSAPPTPKAPHAKEDESRSHEELLAEVAYLRMENAYLKKFKSLSSATSTDNTAQQAQVVQELRQQYPIAGLLKLAGLARSTFYYQQKALLAADKYADLKGRIRSIYARHKGRYGYRRITATIQKMGTLVNHKTVQRLMTSLGLKSLVRIKKYRSYKGDVGCAAPNILQRQFEAQEPNQKWVTDVTEFNVAREKLYLSPVLDLYNGEIIAYETSRRPVFEMVSNMLKKALVKLKPGEKPVLHSDQGWQYRMPAYQRLLGKNQVTQSMSRKGNCLDNAAMESFFAVLKSEYFYLDKFKSIDELQKGLAKYIHYYNYDRIKMKLKGLSPVQYRTQPLVT, via the exons ATGAGTAAGTACACGAAGCAGTTTAAATTAGGCGTCGTTAAACGGTATCTCAACAAGTCGACCAGCTTCAACGCCATCGGGCAGCATTACTGTATTAATGGGTCGATAGTGCGTCGCTGGGTAAAGCGCTACGAGCACTACGGCGCTGAAGGTCTCGGAAAGAAGTTCAGCCATTACAACCTGGAGTTCAGGCTCTCGGTATTGCAACACATGTGGGATCAGCAGCTCTCCTATGCAGAAACCGCACTCGTGTTTGATATCCGCAGCCCAGGTTGCCTCGGAGTCTGGGAACGCAGTTATCATAGCGGTGGTATCGACGCCTTAACTCCACGCACCCGAGGACGCCCTAAAAACATGTCAGCCCCACCAACACCAAAAGCACCGCACGCCAAAGAAGATGAAAGCCGCAGCCACGAAGAATTGCTGGCGGAAGTGGCTTATCTGCGCATGGAGAATGCCTACCTAAAAAAGT TTAAAAGCCTTAGTTCAGCAACAAGCACAGACAACACCGCGCAACAAGCGCAAGTAGTGCAAGAACTAAGGCAGCAGTACCCGATAGCCGGCTTGCTCAAACTTGCCGGTCTGGCACGCAGTACGTTTTACTATCAACAGAAAGCCTTGCTGGCAGCAGATAAATATGCGGATTTGAAGGGCCGCATCCGCAGCATTTACGCACGCCATAAGGGGCGTTATGGTTATAGGCGCATCACCGCGACCATCCAGAAAATGGGTACGCTTGTAAACCACAAGACAGTGCAGAGATTGATGACGTCGCTCGGACTCAAGTCACTGGTCAGAATCAAAAAATACCGTTCCTACAAGGGCGACGTGGGCTGTGCTGCGCCCAATATTTTACAACGTCAGTTCGAGGCACAAGAGCCGAATCAGAAGTGGGTAACGGATGTGACGGAATTTAATGTTGCCAGAGAAAAGTTGTATCTCTCCCCGGTATTGGATTTGTACAATGGCGAAATTATTGCCTATGAGACGTCCAGACGCCCGGTGTTTGAAATGGTGAGCAACATGCTCAAGAAAGCGTTGGTCAAATTAAAGCCAGGCGAAAAGCCAGTCTTGCATTCGGATCAGGGGTGGCAATATCGAATGCCCGCCTACCAACGGCTACTCGGGAAAAATCAAGTCACACAGAGCATGTCACGCAAAGGAAACTGTCTCGACAATGCAGCGATGGAAAGCTTTTTTGCAGTGCTGAAGTCTGAGTATTTTTACCTCGACAAATTTAAAAGCATTGATGAGCTTCAAAAAGGGCTGGCAAAGTATATTCACTACTATAATTACGATCGCATTAAGATGAAACTAAAAGGGCTGAGCCCTGTGCAATACAGAACCCAGCCCTTGGTAACCTAA